In Anas acuta chromosome 5, bAnaAcu1.1, whole genome shotgun sequence, a single window of DNA contains:
- the VASH1 gene encoding tubulinyl-Tyr carboxypeptidase 1 produces MPMPGGGGAAARRPPGGEAAAAAAPAPAPAREEEQEEEGEEDLRDGGVPFFVNRGGLPVDEPTWERMWRHVARIHPEGERVAQRIRGASDLPKIPIPSVPAFQPSTPIPERLEAVQRYIRELQYNHTGTQFFEIKKSRPLTGLMDLAKEMTKEALPIKCLEAVILGIYLTNNMTTLDRFPISFKTHFSGNYFRHIVLGVNFGGRYGALGISRREELMYKAPVFRTLSELIFDFEEAYRRCWHTLKKVKLGHCVSHDPHSVEQIEWKHSILDLDKLSREDFRKDLERHARDMRLKIGKGTGPPSPTKDRKKDVSSPQRGQASPHRRNSRGDRRPSGEKKPTDSKAMPDLNGYQIRV; encoded by the exons ATGCCGatgccggggggcggcggggccgccgccaGGCGCCCCCCGGGCGGcgaagcggcggcggcggcggctccggctccggctccggctcgggaggaggagcaggaggaggaaggcgaggAGGATCTGCGCGACGGCGGCGTGCCCTTCTTCGTCAACCGCGGCGGGCTGCCGGTGGACGAGCCCACCTGGGAGCGGATGTGGCGGCATGTGGCCAGGATCCACCCCGAGGGCGAGCGGGTGGCGCAGAGGATCCGCGGTGCCTCCGACCTGCCCAAG ATTCCCATACCGAGTGTGCCTGCGTTCCAGCCGTCCACCCCCATCCCTGAGCGCCTGGAAGCTGTACAGCGCTACATCAGGGAGCTTCA GTACAATCACACTGGGACACAATTCTTTGAGATTAAGAAGAGCAGACCTCTGACTGG GCTGATGGATCTGGCCAAAGAAATGACCAAAGAGGCCCTGCCAATCAAATGCCTGGAAGCTGTGATCCTGGGAAT TTACCTCACCAACAACATGACCACGCTGGACCGTTTCCCCATCAGCTTCAAAACCCACTTCTCAGGGAACTACTTCCGACACATTGTGCTGGGGGTGAACTTTGGGGGCCGCTATGGGGCACTGGGCATCAGCCGACGTGAGGAGCTCATGTACAAAGCACCCGTCTTCCGCACACTAAGCGAACTCATCTTTGACTTCGAGGAGGCGTATCGCCGCTGCTGGCACACGCTCAAAAAGGTGAAGCTGGGCCACTGTGTGTCCCACGACCCGCACAGCGTGGAGCAGATCGAGTGGAAGCACTCCATCCTGGATCTGGACAAACTAAGCCGGGAAGACTTCCGCAAAGACCTTGAGAGGCATGCCCGCGACATGAGGCTGAAG aTTGGCAAAGGAACAGGGCCACCATCTCCTAccaaggacagaaagaaagatgtcTCCTCCCCGCAAAGAGGTCAGGCCAGTCCGCATCGGCGCAACAGCCGCGGGGACCGACG GCCGTCTGGTGAGAAGAAGCCTACTGATTCCAAAGCCATGCCAGACCTCAACGGGTACCAAATCCGGGTGTGA